CTGGAGGCGTACAGGCTGCTGTAATCCGTGCGCTGGCTGCTGGCTATCAACGCAGCGATAGCGACGCAATAGGGTTGTTGGTGGGTGCCTTTCCTGAAACGGCCACGATCATGCTTACTGAGTGGGAAAAAACAGTAGGGCTACCTGATGACTGCTCGATCGGGGAGGTGGACAGCATTGCAAAACGTCAGGCTGCTGTCGTGGCAAAGTTGATAAGCACCGGCGGCCAGTCAACGGACTATTTTATCCGAATAGCCAATACCCTGGGTTACGATATCACTATCACCCAATACCGTCAGGCTCGCGCGGGAATGTCAGTGTGTGGTGATGCGATAAATGGGGAAGACTGGCCTTTTACCTGGCTGGTTACCGCCCCGGAAACCACCATCACTTATGCGCGAGCAGGACGTACCTATTGCGGCGACCCACTGCGTTCCTGGGGTAACAAACAGCTTGAGTGCCAGATAAAGGCATTATCCCCGTCACACACTGTTGTGAAATTTGGCTACCGGGCCACTATCGAGACTTCATCGCTTTAATTTTTCTTTGTTACTTAATTACCCATAATCGTTTAAATGCGAGGACTACTTATGCAAAAAATCGGTGATATCACCACTACAGCCGATCCACAGGGCGAGTTCACAGACGGCAATGTTGCTCAGGGAGTGAGTCCCACTATTCTTCCCGCAGCCTGGTTTAATACGATGCAGCGTGA
The sequence above is drawn from the Serratia symbiotica genome and encodes:
- a CDS encoding YmfQ family protein, with the protein product MSQYTADDYQRALYALLPTGLAWPRDAGGVQAAVIRALAAGYQRSDSDAIGLLVGAFPETATIMLTEWEKTVGLPDDCSIGEVDSIAKRQAAVVAKLISTGGQSTDYFIRIANTLGYDITITQYRQARAGMSVCGDAINGEDWPFTWLVTAPETTITYARAGRTYCGDPLRSWGNKQLECQIKALSPSHTVVKFGYRATIETSSL